The sequence below is a genomic window from Methanoculleus sp. 7T.
CCGCCGCCGCTCCGCGGGGGCAAGGCCGCGGAGCGCGTGCCGCGAGAAGAACCCCTCCACGGCCTCGTCCGACCACCGGCCGAGGACGAGGCCGATGGCGTCGTCACGAGCCGCATCAGGGTCGCGGAGGTGGGCCGCGAGCGCCTCTGTGGATCGGGGGGCGAGAGCGTCCCTCGCCATGACGACCGCCTCCCGGAGCGGCCGGCGCCATGCCTGCGACCAACCGGGGTGCGCCCCGCTGTGACACCCGCACTCGTCCCGCCAGCGCTCGACGCCGTGGGCGCAGCTCCACGACGTCCCCTCCCGGACAACGACCTCGTGCGTAGGCGGGTAGGCGGCAAGATACTCGCCGTAGACCGTGAGGCGCGTATCACTCCGTGCCTCGATGGTGCGGAGGCAGTAGACGAGCGCCATCTCCCCAAACGTGCGGTGGTGGCCGTAGGTCTCTCCGTCGGTCGCGATATGCACGAGTTCCGGGCGTCCCCCTCCTCGGGAGAACGCACCGAACAGCCGCCCGGCAAACCGCCGCCCGTCGAGGAGCAGGTCCCCGAACGCAACGTCGCGGGCGATGCTCCCGTTGTAGAAGAAGACGGCGATGCTCTGGCCCGAGGGGAGGCGGCAGAGGTAGGGCATTCGCGTCTCGACCCGGCCGCCGGAGACGTCCGTCCAGCCTGTAGCTCCGATCACCCGCACCCTCTCGGCCTGGTGGGGGGCGAGGACCGTGAACCTGATCCCCGCCTCGGCCATCAGGTCGAGGGATTCGATATCGACCGCCGTCTCCGGGAGCCACATCCCTTCGGGCTTCCGGCCGAACCGTGACGCAAAGTCGCGGACCCCCCAAGCGACCTGAGTCCGCCTGTCCCGCGGGCTCGCAAGCGGCATGATGAGGTGGCTGTAACAGGAGGCGATCGCGGACCCGTGGCCGCCGTAGCGCTCCCGGCTCTCCCGGTCGGCATCGACGACCGCCCGATAAACCTCCGGACGATGCCGTTCCAGCCAAGAGAGGAGCGTCGGTGCGGCTGTGAAACTGATCTTTGAATAGGTGTTTGCGGCCTCCGCGATCATCCCGTCCGCATCAAGGATGCGTGCGGCGGTGTTCGGCCCGTAGCACTCCGCGGTCACCCGTTCGTTCCAGTCGTGGTACGGGGCGGCAGACCGCTGGACCTCGACGTCGCCGAGCCAGGGGTTCTCCCGCGGCGGCTGGTAGAAGTGGCCGTGGATGCAGACGGCGCGGTCCATCGGTCACGCCCCCTCGGGAGCGAAGACGACGACCCCGAGCGGGGGCAGGGTGAGCGGGAGCGACCACGGCCGGCCGTGCGCCGGGACCCGTTCCGCCTCCACCCCGCCGAGATTCCCGACGCCGCTCCCGCCGTACTCGACCGCGTCGCTGTTGAGCACCTCCTCCCAGAACCCGCCGAACGGGATGCCGACCCGGTAGCCGTAGCGCGGCATCGGGGTGCAGTTGCAGACGACGAGGACGACCTCGTCTGCCGACCGTCCCCGCCGGAGGTAACTGATGATGCTCTTCTCCACGTCGGAGAAGTCGACCCACTCGAACCCGCCCGGCTCGGCGTCCCGCTCGTGAAGGGCGGGCACACGCCGATAGAGGCGGTTTAGATCCCCGACCCACTGGAGGATCTCCCGGTGGGGAGGATACTGCAGGAGGCCCCACTCAAGCCCGGCGTCATGGCTCCACTCCGACCACTGCCCGAACTCACCCCCCATGAAGAGGAGCTTCTTCCCCGGGTGCGTGAACATATACCCGTAGAGGAGGCGGAGGTTCGCCCGTTTCCGCCACTCGTCGCCGGGCATCTTCCCGATGAGCGAACTCTTCTCGTGGACGACCTCGTCGTGCGAGAGGGGGAGGACGTAGCGCTCATTGAACGCATACCATATGCTGAACGTGAGAAGATCCAGCCGGTACTTCCGGAAGACCGGGTCGAGCGCGAAGTAGTCCAGGGTGTCGTGCATCCAGCCCATGTTCCACTTCAGGTCGAACCCGAGCCCCCCGGTCGCGGTCGGGGCGGTCACTCCCGGCCAAGAGGTCGCCTCCTCGGCAATGACGAGCGTATCGGGAAAGTTGGCGTGGACCGTGTCGTTCACCTTCCGAAGGAACCCTATAGCCTCGAGGTTCTCCCTCCCGCCGTAGACGTTCGGAGTCCACTCTCCGGCGCTCCGTGCGTAGTCGAGGTAGAGCATCGAGGAGACCGCATCCACCCGCAGCCCGTCGGCATGGTAGCGCTCAAGCCAGAAGTGGGCGCTGCTCAGGAGGAACGACCTGACCTCGTTTCTCCCGAGGTTGAAGATATAACTCTTCCACTCGGGGTGGTAGCGCTGGCTGGGGAGAGCATGCTCGTAGAGGTGCGTGCCGTCGAAGTAAGAGAGTCCATAGCCGTCGGCCGGGAAGTGGGACGGCACCCAGTCGAGGATCACCCCGATCCCGCGTTGGTGGAGGTAGTCGACGAGATACATGAAGTCCTGTGGGGTGCCGTACCTGCTTGTCGGGGCGAAGTAGCCGAGCGTCTGGTAACCCCATGAGGCGTAGAACGGGTGTTCCATGATTGGGAGGAACTCCACGTGGGTAAAATCGGCGTTAAGCATGTATTCGGCGAGTTCTTCCGCCGCCTCCCGGTAACTGAGGGACCGGTTCCCCTCCTCCGGCACCTTCCGCCACGAACCGAAGTGGAGCTCGTAGATAGATATCGGAGCATCAGGGGAGTTGTTCTCCTCGCGGCCCCGCATCCACGCCCGGTCGCGCCAGGTGTAGGCGAGGCCCCAGACGACGGACGCGGTCTTCGGCGGGACCTCCCAGAAATAGGCGAACGGGTCGCCTTTGTCTACGGAGTAGTCGTTGTACCTACTTCTGATATGGTATTTGTAGAGCGCCCCGTGGCCGACCTCCGGGATAAACCCCTCCCAGATGCCGGAACCGTCGCCGCGCATCCAGAGCGGGTTTCGGCCCGCCTCCCACTCGTTGAAGTCCCCGATGACCGAGACTTCCGCCGCGTTCGGCGCCCAGACCGCAAAGAACGTTCCCTCCGTATCTCCGGCGGTGACAGGGTGCGATCCCAGTTTCTCATGCAGGCGGAAGTGGTTTCCCTGCTTGAAGAGGTAGACGTCGTAGTCGGTGATGAGGCTGCCCGTCCTCATGATATCCGGTAGGGTCTGGTGCATGGTTTCACCTCATGGTCGAGAGGCTGCCGGAAAGAACTTTTCTGTAGACGTCGACTGTCCTCTCCGTGACGACGTCCCACCTGAACTTCTCCATTACCTTCCTACGCCCCGCCTTCCCGAGTTTCTGCATATACGCCGGGTCGTCGATGAGGTGACCGATCCCCCAAGCGATCGAGTCCGGCCGAACCGGGACTTTGATCCCGTTTACGTAGTTATCGATGTTCTCGGAGAGCCCTCCGACGTCGGTCGCGACGACGCAGCGTTCCGCACTCCACGCCTCCGTGAGGACGAGCCCGAAGGGCTCGTTTCTGCTCGGGATGGCGACGAGGTCGCAGGCGTTCAGGAGCCGGATGTGCTCGGCGTCGGAGACGTAGCCGAGAAACCGCACGGGAAGACCGTGCGCCGTCCCTTCGAGGTAGCCGCGCATATCTCCGGTGCCGGCGAAGAGAAACTGCACGTCCCAGCGTTTGGCGAGGATCCCGGGAACGGCTTGGACGAGGAGGTCGGGCCCCTTCTGGTAGGTGAGACGCCCGACGAAGAGGACGACGGGCGCGAGCGGATGGATGCCGTAGTGCTTCTTCACCTCGCCCGGGTCGACCCCGATACGGTAGGCAGAAGGATCGATTCCGTTCGGGATGACGGTGACTTTCCACTCCGGGACGTTGTAGAGCCACATCACCTCGGTCTTCGTCGAGTTCGAGACGGTCGTGACCGCCTTTGCGATGTAGCCCCCATACCACTCCTTGCCCGATATCTCCTTAAATTCCCACCAGCCGCCGAAGTTCCCCCCGTGGCGCCCGTACTCGGTGGAATGGAAGGAGAGGACGGTGTTTCGGTCGCGGAGGGCGTGCATCGCCTCGACGGGGTGCCAGTCGTGGAAGTGGAGGATATCGAACGCCGGGGCATCGCAGGCGCGAAAAGCGTCTACGAGCATGTTGCTCATGGTCCTGCAGTACTCGATGATGTTGTCTCCGTACGGCAGGCAGTAGTGATAGCGGACGCCGTTTATCTCCGTCGCATCCCCGGGCTTTCCCCGCGTGAAGAAGTGGACTTCGTGCCCCCTCCGGGCGAGATGCTCGGCGAGGCGGGTCGCCGCCGGGGCAAGGCCGCCTACCTTGAACGAGGAGTGGAGCGACTCCCAGCAGAAGAATGCTATCTTAAGCGTCTCCATAGTCTCTCAATCCTCTTCTGGATCGCGGACCGGAGTTCGGCGCGGTCGGAGATATCCCCGACCTTCCCGGCGAGCTTCGCATCGCCGATGACCTGGTCGATCCACCGGGAAAAGTCCCCCCGCTCGACGTGGTAACTGACGACGTCGTCCGGGGTAAATTCGAGCATATTCGCAAGTTCCTGCAGGCTGTGGGCGGCGTAGCCGGCAGGCCGGTCGTATGACGAGAAGGAGAACGCCAGATCGGGCGGGACGCAGCGCAGGGAACGGGCCGATTTCGGGGACCGTGTGCCGGCCGCGGACTGTTCCTCGAAGTGCGAGAGGATCCGCATGAAGGAGGCGAAGTAGTCGTAGGCCGCTTGGTGGCTGACGGCGTGGAGCGGTTTCCCGCACGAGACCGAGCGCATGGCCATCCTCCGGATATGGTCGGTCATGAGGAGGCACCGCCAGACCTCCTTCTCCGCAACCAGCCCCTCGGCCCCCTCAAGCGCTTCGAGTGCGGACTGCTGCATGATGGTCTTCTGCCGGTCCGGGCCGGCGGTCTCCTTGATATCCCCGTACGGCGGGAGGCGGGCGGCGTCGGAGGGGTGCACGGTCTCGATCCCATTCTCGGCGAGGGCGGACGGGAGTGCACGCAGGAACTCGAAGATGCCCGTCTCGGGGCCGACGGCATCCCCGAAGACGCGGTAGTCGAGGAAGAGCGTGATGCATTCGCCGGGGGAGATCGAGAGCCACTCTGCATACCGGTCGGCCATGAGCGGCCACTTGTCCCACTCCCTCCACGGAAACCGCACGGCAATGTCGTCGGAAAGTTCGCAGTGGGTGATGAGGACCGGGAGGCCATGGTAGGTGTAGGTGTGGTTTGGGTCCCTCTCCGGAGCGGGCTCCACACTCCCCTCGATGATCGCCGCCTCGATCCCGGCTCCGGCAAGGGCCTCTGCGGTGGCCGGGGTGATGGGGTAGTCGGTATGCGCAAACGTGGTCGGCACGACCGAGAAGTGCTCCTTCATCGTGTCGCGGTGCATGAGAAGTTCGTCCACGAACTCCCGGAGGTCGGCAAACTGCCCGGCGACGCTGTGGTAATAGGTCTGCGCGAGGACTTCGGCGTTTGGGTGCTTTGCCGCATGAGAAACGAGTTCGAGCGTATCCGGGTACCACTGTTCAAGGCGCTCCATCACTGTTCCGGAGATGCTGAAGGCGCATCTGAACCCTTCGTCGAGAAGGTCGAGGAGAACCTCGGTCGTCGGCCGGAACGATCGGTCGACGATCCGTCCCAAGTCTTCCTTTGCATCCGGGTAAAAGTAACTGTTCTTCAGGTTTCTCTTTCGCCTGATATCTGGTCGAAATCCGGGATTGAGATAGCAGGGATAATGGATATCGAATCCCAGACAGACCTTCGGTGGATTTGAGCCCTCGCCCGTCATCGGTGGTAGATAGTAGTTTCCGTATATAAAGGTCGTCGGCCCGGACACCTTCCGGTCCTGTGCCTCTCGGCAAGCCATGGTGCCCAGGTGTCGGATAACGGCACCTCCTGAGATGGAGTGGAGAACTCCGGATATCCTCAAATGAGAGGAAGACTTACCGCATAATGAGGATCAGGCGTTGAGCACCGATGGGTTTGCCGTGAGGACGATGACGCGGCAGGAGGTTCGAGTCGCCGTCGGCTGGGCGGAGCAGGAGGGGTGGAACCCGGGGATTTACGATGCGGAGGCCTTCTATGCCGCCGACCCGGAGGGGTTCTTCGTCGCGGAACTCGACGGCAAGCCGATAGGGTCGATCTCGGTCGTCAACTACAGTGAGACGTTCGCCTTTGCCGGCCTGTATATCCTGAAGCCGGAGTACCGGAACAGGGGTTACGGGAGCAGGCTGTTTGCCGCAGGCACGGCCCACGCCGGGGACCGGAACATCGGGGGCGACGGCGTCCTCACGATGCAGGAGAAATACCGCACGCGGTCCGGCTTTTCGCTCGCCTACAGAAACATCAGGTTCGAGGGCACCGGCGGCGGCAACGAGCCCGAAGGACTCGTCGATACCGCCGCGGTGCCGTTTGACCGGCTTGCCGCATACGATGCCCGGCACTTCCCGGCGCCGCGCCCTCGCTTCCTTGAGGAGTGGATCCGGCAGGAGGGGACGCGGGGCCGGGCGGTGCTCGGGGGAGACGGCGAGGTCGCAGGATACGGCATCATCCGGCGATGTCATCGCGGCCATAAGATCGGGCCGCTCTTTGCGGATACGCCGCAGGTTGCGGAGGATATCTTTCTTGCGCTCTCGGCGCAGGCTCCGGGCGAGCCGGTCTACCTCGATGCACCGGAACCGAACGCCGCCGCCGTGGCGCTCGCACGCCGGCACGGGATGGTCCCCGTCTTTGAGACGGCACGGATCTACACGAAGGCGGTCCCCGACTTGCCCCTCGACGAGATCTTCGGCGTGACATCGTTCGAGCTCGGGTGAGGAGAACCAAAACATTCTAAAGAGACCTCCGAAGAGTACCATCACGGGGTATGACCGCATGGACTATCTGGAGGAGTTTCCCGTTCTCATCATCGACGACGAACTGCATTCCGATACCGCGGAGGGCCGGGCTTCGCGGGAGATCGTGAAAGAACTGAAAGCCGAGGACTTCCCGGTCATCGAAGCCCTGACCGCCCGCGACGGGGTTCATGCCTTCCTCTCGCACCCGCATGCGAGTTGCATCATCATCGACTGGGAACTCACCCCCGAGCCCGCCGACGGCATGCTCACCGCGCGAGATGTCATAACCCTCATCAGGGAGCGCAACCCGAAGGTCCCGATCTTCTTGAATACCGAGAAACTGGCGATATCCGCCATCCCGCTCGGCGTCATATCCCGGATCGACGGCTACATCTGGAAACTCGAGGATACCCCGGCGTTCATCGCCGGCCACATCAAGCGGGCGGCAAAGAACTACCTCGCCGACGTCCTCCCCCCGTTCTTCCAGGGGCTCATGGACTACGTCGAGGAGTACAAATACTCCTGGCATACCCCGGGGCACATGGGCGGCGTCGCGTTCCTCAAGAGCGCCCCCGGCCGGATCTTCTACAACTTCTTCGGCGAGAATACGTTGCGGGCCGACCTCTCGGTCTCGGTGCCGGAGCTCGGGTCGCTCCTGAAACACTCCGGCGTCGTCGGGGAGGCGGAGCGGAAGGCCGCGGAGGTCTTCGGGGCCGACCGGACCTACTTCGTCACCGGCGGCACGTCGGCCGCGAACAAGATCGTCTGGCTTGCGACCGTCACCCCCGGCGACGTCGTCCTTGTCGACCGGAACTGCCACAAATCCGTGATGCACGCGATCATCATGACCGGCGCCGTCCCGGTCTACCTCATCCCGGCACGGAACGAGTACGGGATCATCGGCCCCATCCACAGCCGCGAGTTCCGCCCCGAGGTCATCCGGGAGAAGATCCGGGACTGCCCGCTCATAGAGGACCCTGCACTGCAGACGGTCAGGCTGGCCGCGATCACGAACTCCACCTACGATGGGATCTGCTACAGCGCAGAAAGGATCGAGGAGCAGCTGCGGGGCGTGGTCCCGTACCTCCACTTCGACGAGGCATGGTTCGGCTACGCCAGATTCCATCCCCTCTACGCCGGGCGATTCGGGATGCACACGGAAGACGAGGTCGGCCCGACGGTCTTCGCCACCCAATCGACCCACAAGGTCCTCGCCGCCTTCTCGCAGGGCTCGATGCTCCATATCAGGCAGGGCCGGGGGCCTGTCGACCACCCGCGGTTCAACGAGGCGTTCATGATGTTCACCTCCACCTCCCCTCAGTACACCATCATAGCCTCACTCGACGTCGCCACCAAGATGATGGCCGGGCACTCGGGGAAGTTCCTCGTCGAGGAGTCTATCGAGGAGGCGATCGTCTTCCGGAAGAAGATGGTGACGGTGGCAGAGGAGATCCGGGCAGGGAGCCGGTCCGGGGAGGACTACTGGTGGTTCACCGTCTGGCAGCCCGACTGCATCTTGGACCTTGGAGAGGAGCGGTCGTTTGAGGAGGTGGACGACCGGGTCCTCCTCGACAACGCCGGGTGCTGGCTCCTGGACCCGCACGATGCCTGGCACGGCTTTCCCGGCCTCGAGGAGGGCTACGCCATGCTCGACCCCATCAAGGTGACCATCCTCACCCCCGGGATCGGGCCGGGCGGGGAGATGGAGGACCGGGGGATTCCTGCGGCCATCGTCACGAAGTACCTCCGCAAGAGCGGGATCGTCGTCGAGAAGACCGGGTACTACTCGTTTTTGATCCTCTTCACGCTCGGGATCACCAAGGGCAAGTCCGGGACGCTGCTTGCGGAACTCTTCCGGTTCAAGGCCCTCTACGATGGGAACAGCCCGCTCGAGGAGGTCTTCCCCGATCTCGTGCGGGAGCACCCGGCCCGATATGCCGGCCGGGGCCTCGCCGACCTCTGCCGGGAGATGCACGCCTACCTCCGGGAGCGGCCGATAGCGGACGTCGTCCAGAGGATATGCGCGACGCTGCCGGAACCGGCGATGACGCCGGCGGAGGCCTACCGCCATCTGGTGCGGGGCGAGGTGACGCCGGTGCCGGCAGACGAGCTTGAGGGGAGAACCGTCGCGGTGATGGTCGTGCCCTACCCGCCGGGGATCCCGGTCATCATGCCGGGGGAGCGGTGCGGGCCGGCGACGCGGGGGATCGTCGACTATCTCGTCTCCCTGCAGGAGTTCGACATTCTCTTTCCGGGATTCGAGAACGAGGTGCACGGGGTGGACGTCGTCGCGAGGGACGGACGCCGGGTCTACTACATCTACTGCGTTGCGGAGTGACCGGGCCTGCCGTCACTCCCGCACCCTGCCGCTGGCGAGCGAGGCGAGGATGCCTGCGGTGCAGAGGACGGCGAAGACGGAGAACGCCACCCGGAGGCTCGTCATGAACGGCTCCTGGGCCTCCGGCCCGATCTGGGTGGTGCCGATGAAGAGGGCGAACGTGACGGTGGCGATGCCGAGCGAGAACATCATCCCCGTCGTCCGCATGGTGGCGAGCATCCCCGAGGCGAGGCCGTAGAGGGACCGGTCGACCGAGCTCATGACGGCGTTTGTGTTCGGGGAGGAGAAGAGGGCGAACCCGAACCCGAGGAGGATGAGGCTTGCGACGATCCAGGTCATCGGGGTGGTCGGGGAAAGAAGCGTGAGGAGGGCGAGACCGGTGGCAGTGAGCCCCATCCCGGCCGAGGCGACGTACCGGGGTTCTACCCGGTCGGAGAGCCTTCCGGCCGGGGCGGCGAAGAGCGCCTGGGTGACCGGCTGCGTGATCAGGACGAGACCCGCGAGACTGGGGTCGAACCCACGGACCACCTGGAGGTAGAGGGAGAGGAGGAACCCGACGGCAAACGTCGCGCCGTAGTTGATCAGGGCGGTCAGGTTTGAGAAGGCGAATGCCCGGTTCGATGCGAGGAGGCCGATGTTGAGAACCGGACTTTCCACCCTTCTCTCCCATGCGTAGAAGACCACAGAGAACGCCACGCCGGCGACGATTGCCGCGACGCCGGCCTGCTCCGGAAGGAGCGAGAATCCGTATATCGCGAAAAGGAGCATCGCGCCGTAGAAAACCGAACCGACGATGTCCAGCCGCTCTCCGCAGGCGTCGGCCCACTCCCCGGCAAGGTGGCGGCGGATCTGGTAGACGATGTAGATACCGAGGGGGATGTTGGTGAGGAAGATGCTCCGCCAGGTGAGGAGCTCGGTGAGGTAGCCGCCGAGGAGCGGCCCGATGGAGAGGCCGACGTAGACGGCGGTCACGTTGATCCCGAGCACCCGCCCCCGCTCCTCTGGAGGGAAGACCGACGTGATCATGGCGACCCCGGTGCCGTAGATCATGGCGCTTCCTATGCCCTCGAGGAACCGGAAGACGATGAGCATGGGTCCCGACGTCGCAAGCGCGGAGAGCAGGGCCGACGCGGTGAAGATGGTCACGCCGAGGGTGAAGACTTTTTTGCGTCCGTATATGTCGGCGCACCGCCCGAGCGGGACGAGGAAGATCGCGGTCGCGAGGAGGTACGACGAGGCCACGAGGCTGAGGGAGACGGCGTCGAGATCGAACTCTGCGGCGATCGACGGGAGCGCGATGTTCACCGCCGAGCCCATGAACGGGGTGAGGAACGCGGCGAGGGTGGCGATGATGAGGACGGTCCGGCGTTCGACGGCGTCGGAGGCGGGCATGGAGACTCTTTGCTGCGGCACTTACTGGAACTGAGGACGGCCGGGGAGTAAAGGGTTGCGATACGGCGTGCGTCACGTGCAGTCCTTCTGCGGGGGCGAGGAGGGTCGGCGGCCGGGCGAAGGTCGATGATGTCATCGAGATCCTGGTGCAGCAGGGCCTCTCCCGCGACAACGTCGAGCGCATCCTCGAGCAGCTGAAACGGGGCGGGGGGATGCTCGAGCCCCGGCACGGGCTGGTGAAGTTGATCGGGTTGGGGATCAAACTGTCCCCTCTTCGCGTTCTTCGCGGTGATCGAATTTCGGCCCGTCGCACTTCGCGTGAGTTCATTGGTGCGGATAGCGATACGGCCTCACGTGAAATGCGACGGATGGGACATCCGGAGCTTGAGAAGACCGAAGGTCTTCGAAAGACGCGAAGCCGCGAAGGAGTATCACACAGCGGGCCTGGCGGCTTTTCGAACTTCGGTTCCCAACCCCTCACGCGGTCTCTACGGCATAGGCCGCACGACCCTCCTTGCCGCGAGAACGGCCTCTCTCCTGTGTCCGCGTCCCCCGGAACGGGATCGAGCACCTCGTTTTTACAAACAGCCAGAGAACGTGTAGCTGCAGTGGCCGTAAAACATAAATGTCAAGACGTTCAGGTCATTGTGCGGATGCTCAAAACGCGTTCGCAAAACGGCGGAGGCTCACCCCATCCGTCCAAGACCGGGTGAACCCCCCACTGCCCGAAGGCAAGAGATAGGTTTGCACTTCCTGTACTTAAGGACTGTGCCTCTTTGCCTCCGGGGACGTTATAGGAGGAAAGCAAATGAATGGAAACATTGGAATGCGGGCACTCTCCGCGCTCTTCGCCGTGCTGCTGGTGAGCGTGGGTGTTGTGCCGGCGATGGCGTGCGAACCTGGAACACCTTGTAGCGATGTAAAACAAGGTATGCAAAAAACCGATTTGTCGGGCTTGGAGAAGTACGAAGCTGTTGCTTTTGCTTTGAACTTGGATGATGTGAAAAAACTCTCGGACATCTCGCGCTCTGAAGACTTTGGTTTGATCGTCGACAACGCCCAAGCATTCTCCTTCGAAAAAAAGCTTGAAGACGGATCTATCAATCACATAACGGCCGTAGTACTCCCCATAGAATCCATTGTTGAGAAAGACGGCTCCGTTCAGACATCGAACGTTGCCGCAATCTGGGACAGTGACACTAATCGGGTACTCAAGTCCACGTATATCTTCCAGAACAAGTCCCTATACAAACTCACATTCAGCATAATCGATGCCAATGGAGATGTACTCGAAGAAGTAATAGTCGATGAGGGTTCATTCGTCGAAAAAATGCCGGGGCAGTTATTTGCAACAGCAGAGGATCCGAGTTATTGGGAGTGTATTGCCGCGTGTGTCGCTATAGACTGTGCCTGCGCACTTGCTGGAATTCCCTGTCCGGGGCTGCCAATCTGTGATTTTTGTGTAACATTGTTGCCAGCCTGTGTTTACGTGCCAACCGTGATAACCTGTGGCGCTGTTGTGGCCTGCTTCGGGTTGGAAGCAACTTCATGTATGGTCAGTTGCCTGTAACTATGGCAAATTTCTCATTTTTGGGGAGGGTATAATGACACCACAACAGCACTATCTACTCGTGCTGGTTATCGCATTAATCGGACTCATTTGCTCTGGTTGTTTAGAAACAAACGTTGATGCCGATACGTTTCTGCGAAATGTCGCAGAGAAGCAGGCGAATATCGAAAACCTGACATATACTGAAATATTTACTTTTCATATAGGAGAAGAAACAAGGACTGTTGAATATGATGCTACTTTAAAGACACCAGATAAATTTCGAAGAATTGAGAGGATCGGCTCGATTATACGCTCGGAGACTGTCTCTAATGGGGACATAGTCTGGATCTATGATCCAGA
It includes:
- a CDS encoding glycosyltransferase family 4 protein; amino-acid sequence: METLKIAFFCWESLHSSFKVGGLAPAATRLAEHLARRGHEVHFFTRGKPGDATEINGVRYHYCLPYGDNIIEYCRTMSNMLVDAFRACDAPAFDILHFHDWHPVEAMHALRDRNTVLSFHSTEYGRHGGNFGGWWEFKEISGKEWYGGYIAKAVTTVSNSTKTEVMWLYNVPEWKVTVIPNGIDPSAYRIGVDPGEVKKHYGIHPLAPVVLFVGRLTYQKGPDLLVQAVPGILAKRWDVQFLFAGTGDMRGYLEGTAHGLPVRFLGYVSDAEHIRLLNACDLVAIPSRNEPFGLVLTEAWSAERCVVATDVGGLSENIDNYVNGIKVPVRPDSIAWGIGHLIDDPAYMQKLGKAGRRKVMEKFRWDVVTERTVDVYRKVLSGSLSTMR
- a CDS encoding alpha-amylase is translated as MTGEGSNPPKVCLGFDIHYPCYLNPGFRPDIRRKRNLKNSYFYPDAKEDLGRIVDRSFRPTTEVLLDLLDEGFRCAFSISGTVMERLEQWYPDTLELVSHAAKHPNAEVLAQTYYHSVAGQFADLREFVDELLMHRDTMKEHFSVVPTTFAHTDYPITPATAEALAGAGIEAAIIEGSVEPAPERDPNHTYTYHGLPVLITHCELSDDIAVRFPWREWDKWPLMADRYAEWLSISPGECITLFLDYRVFGDAVGPETGIFEFLRALPSALAENGIETVHPSDAARLPPYGDIKETAGPDRQKTIMQQSALEALEGAEGLVAEKEVWRCLLMTDHIRRMAMRSVSCGKPLHAVSHQAAYDYFASFMRILSHFEEQSAAGTRSPKSARSLRCVPPDLAFSFSSYDRPAGYAAHSLQELANMLEFTPDDVVSYHVERGDFSRWIDQVIGDAKLAGKVGDISDRAELRSAIQKRIERLWRRLR
- a CDS encoding GNAT family N-acetyltransferase, with the translated sequence MSTDGFAVRTMTRQEVRVAVGWAEQEGWNPGIYDAEAFYAADPEGFFVAELDGKPIGSISVVNYSETFAFAGLYILKPEYRNRGYGSRLFAAGTAHAGDRNIGGDGVLTMQEKYRTRSGFSLAYRNIRFEGTGGGNEPEGLVDTAAVPFDRLAAYDARHFPAPRPRFLEEWIRQEGTRGRAVLGGDGEVAGYGIIRRCHRGHKIGPLFADTPQVAEDIFLALSAQAPGEPVYLDAPEPNAAAVALARRHGMVPVFETARIYTKAVPDLPLDEIFGVTSFELG
- the glgB gene encoding 1,4-alpha-glucan branching protein GlgB, yielding MHQTLPDIMRTGSLITDYDVYLFKQGNHFRLHEKLGSHPVTAGDTEGTFFAVWAPNAAEVSVIGDFNEWEAGRNPLWMRGDGSGIWEGFIPEVGHGALYKYHIRSRYNDYSVDKGDPFAYFWEVPPKTASVVWGLAYTWRDRAWMRGREENNSPDAPISIYELHFGSWRKVPEEGNRSLSYREAAEELAEYMLNADFTHVEFLPIMEHPFYASWGYQTLGYFAPTSRYGTPQDFMYLVDYLHQRGIGVILDWVPSHFPADGYGLSYFDGTHLYEHALPSQRYHPEWKSYIFNLGRNEVRSFLLSSAHFWLERYHADGLRVDAVSSMLYLDYARSAGEWTPNVYGGRENLEAIGFLRKVNDTVHANFPDTLVIAEEATSWPGVTAPTATGGLGFDLKWNMGWMHDTLDYFALDPVFRKYRLDLLTFSIWYAFNERYVLPLSHDEVVHEKSSLIGKMPGDEWRKRANLRLLYGYMFTHPGKKLLFMGGEFGQWSEWSHDAGLEWGLLQYPPHREILQWVGDLNRLYRRVPALHERDAEPGGFEWVDFSDVEKSIISYLRRGRSADEVVLVVCNCTPMPRYGYRVGIPFGGFWEEVLNSDAVEYGGSGVGNLGGVEAERVPAHGRPWSLPLTLPPLGVVVFAPEGA
- a CDS encoding DUF3536 domain-containing protein: MDRAVCIHGHFYQPPRENPWLGDVEVQRSAAPYHDWNERVTAECYGPNTAARILDADGMIAEAANTYSKISFTAAPTLLSWLERHRPEVYRAVVDADRESRERYGGHGSAIASCYSHLIMPLASPRDRRTQVAWGVRDFASRFGRKPEGMWLPETAVDIESLDLMAEAGIRFTVLAPHQAERVRVIGATGWTDVSGGRVETRMPYLCRLPSGQSIAVFFYNGSIARDVAFGDLLLDGRRFAGRLFGAFSRGGGRPELVHIATDGETYGHHRTFGEMALVYCLRTIEARSDTRLTVYGEYLAAYPPTHEVVVREGTSWSCAHGVERWRDECGCHSGAHPGWSQAWRRPLREAVVMARDALAPRSTEALAAHLRDPDAARDDAIGLVLGRWSDEAVEGFFSRHALRGLAPAERRRVLTLLEMERQAVLMQTSCGWFFDDVGEPGSVQAMRHACRAMDLARQVFGLDLEPAFIDILRRAPSNDPNYANGAAVYEALVRPAARDLARVAAGAALYGLFDLEPPAMYAVDGDRRYRLEEEGRRGLAGAVRVRSRATGDEALYDVAALFAGMDRVVLGVREPGGDEALREAWEKMVRGNQAGADLRVYTAADLSDEERWAVARRLAPGVGQAVSAVYRDAAALIGVLADLGIPASGAVTRLMEHSYNERLAAMLGEGCPDPDRFLALAGEMRAKELRSDLAALGEAASGRITLSAGTAAARPADPAPLEEIARIVRCAKVFPLPLSLWESQNICIGMRGRYADMQRRAEEGDGSAQQWARSFRRAAACLGVRVA